A portion of the Segatella copri DSM 18205 genome contains these proteins:
- a CDS encoding DUF1573 domain-containing protein, translated as MKRMNIWMLSALLALPASAQKITTQHEVVDCGQVVFRKPVTAEFMLKNDGHKPLVINNVLKSCGCTEVDYPKTSIAAGESFVIKAVYDAKQMGTFTKQVCLYTNADEEPFILSMRGKVVGSVVDFAGSYDEMLGVIKSDAQEVEFDDVNRGDRPVQRIHIFNPTDELLEPVVMHLPSYLHAFVSPSKVAPRHSAEISFVLDSKKLRDLGLNQTSVYLGERPGDRIAPEKEIVVSAVLLPGFENMTPAKKALAPKIEMSATDLNLGSFNGKKKLKGEILITNKGKSELDIRSMQMFTMGLQVNLKKSKIQPGETVKMKVTAVAADLKKSRVRHPRILMITNDPDHAKVVVKINVQ; from the coding sequence ATGAAACGGATGAATATATGGATGCTCTCAGCGCTGTTGGCACTGCCTGCATCAGCACAGAAGATTACAACCCAGCACGAGGTGGTAGACTGCGGACAGGTGGTGTTCCGCAAGCCTGTAACTGCCGAATTCATGCTGAAGAATGACGGGCACAAGCCGTTGGTTATCAACAATGTATTGAAAAGCTGCGGTTGTACGGAGGTAGATTATCCGAAGACGAGCATTGCTGCCGGCGAAAGTTTCGTCATCAAGGCGGTATACGATGCCAAGCAGATGGGTACTTTCACCAAGCAGGTTTGCCTCTATACCAATGCGGATGAAGAGCCGTTCATCCTCTCTATGAGGGGAAAGGTAGTGGGCAGCGTAGTAGATTTCGCTGGTTCTTACGATGAGATGCTGGGTGTCATCAAGAGTGATGCCCAGGAGGTGGAGTTTGATGACGTGAACCGTGGCGACCGTCCGGTTCAGCGCATCCATATCTTCAATCCTACCGACGAATTACTGGAGCCGGTAGTGATGCATCTGCCATCCTATCTTCATGCTTTCGTATCGCCTTCCAAGGTAGCTCCGCGTCATTCTGCCGAAATCAGTTTCGTGCTGGATTCCAAGAAACTGCGCGACCTGGGCTTGAACCAGACATCGGTTTATCTCGGTGAGCGTCCTGGCGATAGGATTGCGCCTGAGAAGGAAATCGTGGTATCAGCCGTTCTTCTTCCTGGTTTTGAGAACATGACTCCAGCCAAGAAGGCACTGGCTCCGAAGATAGAGATGTCTGCCACCGATCTCAATCTGGGTAGTTTCAATGGAAAGAAGAAGCTGAAGGGTGAGATTCTGATTACCAATAAGGGTAAGTCGGAACTGGATATCCGCAGCATGCAGATGTTTACGATGGGCTTGCAGGTGAACCTGAAGAAGAGTAAGATTCAGCCAGGAGAGACCGTTAAGATGAAGGTGACGGCTGTGGCTGCCGACTTGAAGAAATCGCGTGTCAGACACCCTCGTATCCTCATGATTACGAATGACCCTGACCATGCTAAGGTGGTGGTGAAGATTAATGTACAATGA
- a CDS encoding alpha-2-macroglobulin family protein translates to MKRNILSLLIALFATMQVAAQTYDNLWKQAEINAQKDQPKSEIAVMKKIIAKASAAKDYGQLLAAEIRQMTLWNEISADSLTPNVKRMEAEVLKVNDPALKAVRYAVLGKVYCDMNEKKSQEFFKKALEQPELLARHTSTEYVPLTLKGVDGSSFNNDLLHLIGFAADSKEAYLQLYTYYNKVGNRGAACLCAYKLIEKYRQDDVREVKKSKYLQTIDSLIQVYQDIPEAGELAVEHFRFMEGATDAKPQDKLNYINYALSRWGGWSRMNELRNAQKRLTEPMFRVKDMPQVLRPGEKAWVQLNVRNLQNLKISISRLNITADNDYNAQNEATYKMLLKKTTKLHQKDYSRNYYGRPDYQVVKDSIEIGGNLPLGAYLMEVTSDNTGIAPQRKLFYVSNLAVMIQQLPDDKHRYVVVNATDGQPIAGAKIELYDQWYGFNMKKDKRTVHARLTTDENGEAYFKNVDGNILISTSNDKFTPAKGIYLSRDRYYERKDNETKYQVYTDRSIYRPGQKVHASAISYTVKKGLDASVPGKSMELKFVLSDANWKQVAEQKVTTDEYGTASVDFELPKEGKTGQYSISVNGTATKYVRVEEYKRPTFEITFPKVNEKYNWGDTVVVKATAKTYSGVPVQGAKVEYQVTRRNQLWWWGAGSTGQLVKTDSCVTREDGTFDVEIPLEASLSGKDEADMSDFMRIARFFNFEVSAIVTDISGESHEGVMSLPLGTKPTILTVNLPKRIETDSLKTVTFAYRNASGMPISSRLKYRIDKGEWKDAEANAPVSIKEYASSASSAFVWKSGVHQLEAICGQDTLQQKFTLFSMKDTHPVEPTTEWYYQTAKTFPRDGKPVYIQVGSSENGAHIVYSIIAGNKLLEKGAWELGDSIVTLPFTYKEEYASGIVLNYSFVKQGKCYTRMMSIARPLPEKKLNIAWKTFRNRLTPGQKEEWTLRITTPDGKPAKAQLMSVLYDKSLDQIAPHSWNFSLGFYQSLPNCYWKHNLSFRSLYLNGVYPTKYYDEKQLDVDKFDGKFFSYYTYMQAVELSKLERSSGGTVESVRIQKDELVQEEAKVIRIRGSKMTRVAAAAPSANKVFDVVEEMPQFVGGSGSDVGQYLDNVQVRENLNETAFFYPALESDNNGNVAIRFTLPESVTTWKFMGLAHDKEMRNGLLVDEAVAQKTVMVQPNMPRFLREGDKSTIVVKLFNTSDKKVSGNARMQILDPETNKVVWQKTQNYSIDAEGFATISFDVQGLKEGVYINKVVAAGNGYSDGEQHYLPVLSNRELVVNTLPITLHQKGEQNFDLSKLFLNKEGKQAKGAEEAKVTIEYTNNPRWLMVKALPAISNPDEENAISLMSAIYANTITTHVQKTLSLDNHSQKNLSQESIRLQNQVEKLKKLQNADGSFSWWKGMKGSRYMTTSVAEMMVRLNAIAGVQKSTAKMLTSAIDYLSWQTAQEVREMKKQEEKKQKVNPSEQALHYLYILSMDGRKMKQNLESDKAYLLEKMSKMTGDFSIYGKARAAVVLARNSQQNAAYREKAGEYLQSVNEYAVYREEMGRYYDTRKALYSWRNYKIPTQVSVIEALQMLKPNDKQTIEELQRWLLMSKRTQVWDTPVNTVDAVYAFMKGNESNWSRKAENAVLKLDGKLLPMPQDSTTLGYVKTERPGKASRLSIDKKSDYTSWGAVYAEFKQPISEIGSMESGIKIRRVIVPAESEGKGKAQAKVGEKVKVTLLITADRDYDFVQITDKRAACLEPVNQKSGYQWGIGCYVSPRDHATNFYFDRLSKGMHIVEMEYYVDRKGDYQSGTCTAECTYSPEFGGRTEAYELRVNN, encoded by the coding sequence ATGAAAAGAAATATTTTATCACTTCTGATAGCCCTCTTTGCTACGATGCAGGTAGCGGCTCAGACATACGACAACTTGTGGAAGCAAGCTGAAATCAATGCTCAGAAGGACCAGCCTAAGAGCGAAATCGCGGTGATGAAGAAAATCATCGCCAAGGCTTCGGCTGCCAAAGATTACGGGCAGCTGCTGGCGGCTGAGATAAGACAGATGACACTCTGGAATGAGATTTCGGCTGACTCGCTGACGCCTAACGTAAAGCGGATGGAAGCAGAGGTGCTGAAGGTGAACGACCCTGCATTGAAGGCGGTGAGATATGCCGTGCTGGGTAAGGTGTACTGTGATATGAACGAAAAGAAAAGCCAGGAGTTCTTCAAAAAGGCCTTGGAACAGCCTGAACTTCTTGCTCGACATACATCTACAGAGTATGTTCCATTGACACTGAAGGGCGTGGATGGCAGTTCCTTTAACAACGATCTGCTGCATCTCATCGGATTCGCGGCAGACAGCAAGGAGGCGTATCTGCAGCTGTACACCTATTATAATAAGGTGGGCAATCGGGGTGCGGCTTGTCTCTGTGCCTATAAGCTCATCGAGAAATACCGCCAGGACGACGTGAGAGAGGTGAAGAAATCGAAGTATCTGCAGACCATCGACTCGCTCATCCAGGTTTATCAGGATATTCCGGAGGCAGGCGAACTTGCCGTGGAGCATTTCCGCTTCATGGAAGGTGCTACCGATGCCAAACCGCAGGATAAGCTCAACTATATCAACTATGCGCTGAGCCGCTGGGGTGGATGGTCGAGAATGAACGAACTGAGAAATGCGCAGAAGCGACTCACCGAACCGATGTTCCGGGTAAAGGATATGCCACAGGTATTGCGACCTGGGGAGAAGGCGTGGGTACAGCTGAACGTGCGCAATCTCCAGAACCTGAAAATCAGCATCTCCCGCCTCAATATTACGGCAGATAACGATTATAATGCGCAGAATGAGGCTACCTATAAGATGCTCCTGAAGAAGACTACGAAGCTGCATCAGAAGGATTACAGCAGGAATTACTATGGTCGTCCGGATTATCAAGTGGTGAAGGATTCCATCGAAATCGGTGGCAATCTGCCGCTGGGTGCCTATCTGATGGAGGTAACTTCGGATAATACCGGCATAGCTCCGCAGCGCAAACTCTTCTATGTCAGCAATCTGGCGGTGATGATCCAGCAGTTGCCGGATGATAAGCATCGCTACGTAGTGGTGAATGCTACTGATGGCCAGCCTATCGCCGGGGCTAAGATTGAACTCTATGACCAGTGGTATGGTTTCAACATGAAGAAGGACAAACGAACGGTTCATGCCCGCTTGACGACCGATGAGAACGGAGAGGCTTACTTCAAGAATGTGGATGGAAACATCTTGATTTCCACCAGCAATGATAAGTTTACGCCTGCCAAGGGCATCTATCTTTCTCGTGACCGCTATTACGAACGGAAGGATAATGAGACTAAATATCAGGTTTATACCGACCGCAGCATCTATCGCCCGGGTCAGAAGGTACATGCCTCAGCCATTTCCTATACTGTCAAGAAGGGGTTGGATGCCAGCGTGCCAGGAAAGAGTATGGAACTGAAGTTTGTCCTGAGTGATGCCAACTGGAAGCAGGTGGCAGAACAGAAGGTTACGACCGATGAATATGGTACGGCTTCGGTAGATTTCGAACTCCCGAAGGAGGGAAAGACAGGACAGTATTCCATCTCCGTGAACGGTACGGCAACAAAATATGTAAGAGTGGAGGAGTACAAGCGTCCAACCTTCGAGATTACCTTCCCGAAGGTGAACGAGAAATATAACTGGGGCGATACTGTAGTGGTGAAGGCTACAGCCAAGACCTACTCTGGTGTGCCTGTGCAGGGTGCCAAGGTGGAGTATCAGGTGACTCGCAGAAACCAGCTCTGGTGGTGGGGCGCAGGCTCTACCGGACAGTTGGTGAAGACTGACAGTTGCGTGACTCGTGAGGACGGAACCTTCGACGTAGAGATTCCGCTAGAGGCTTCCTTGTCAGGAAAAGACGAGGCTGATATGAGCGACTTCATGCGCATCGCCCGTTTCTTCAACTTCGAGGTCTCAGCCATCGTTACCGACATCAGCGGTGAGAGCCACGAGGGTGTGATGAGTCTGCCTCTGGGCACCAAGCCAACCATCCTCACGGTGAATCTTCCTAAGCGTATCGAGACAGACAGTCTGAAGACGGTGACCTTCGCTTACCGCAATGCCAGTGGTATGCCGATTTCGAGCAGGTTGAAATATCGAATTGATAAGGGCGAATGGAAGGATGCCGAGGCGAATGCACCGGTTTCTATCAAGGAATATGCTTCTTCTGCATCTTCTGCCTTTGTTTGGAAATCTGGCGTTCATCAGCTGGAGGCAATCTGCGGACAGGATACCCTGCAGCAGAAGTTCACGCTCTTCAGTATGAAGGATACCCATCCGGTGGAGCCAACTACCGAATGGTATTATCAGACGGCGAAGACCTTCCCTCGTGATGGCAAGCCGGTCTATATCCAGGTGGGCTCTTCGGAGAACGGAGCGCACATCGTATATTCCATCATCGCCGGCAACAAACTGCTGGAGAAGGGCGCCTGGGAGTTGGGCGACAGTATCGTGACTCTGCCTTTCACCTACAAGGAGGAATATGCGTCGGGCATCGTACTGAACTATAGTTTCGTGAAGCAAGGCAAGTGCTATACCCGAATGATGAGCATCGCCCGTCCTTTGCCTGAGAAGAAACTGAACATCGCCTGGAAAACCTTCCGCAACCGTCTGACCCCTGGACAGAAGGAGGAGTGGACGCTGAGGATTACCACCCCTGACGGCAAGCCAGCCAAGGCGCAGCTGATGAGCGTACTCTATGACAAGTCGCTCGACCAGATAGCCCCGCATTCCTGGAATTTCTCCCTGGGCTTCTATCAGAGTTTGCCAAACTGTTACTGGAAGCACAACCTCAGTTTCCGTTCATTATACTTGAATGGTGTTTATCCTACCAAGTATTATGATGAGAAGCAATTGGATGTGGATAAGTTTGATGGCAAATTCTTTAGCTATTATACTTATATGCAAGCGGTAGAGCTGAGCAAGTTGGAACGTTCTTCTGGCGGAACCGTTGAGTCTGTTCGTATACAGAAAGACGAGCTGGTTCAGGAAGAAGCGAAAGTCATAAGGATTCGTGGCTCTAAGATGACCCGTGTTGCAGCGGCTGCTCCATCTGCCAACAAGGTTTTTGATGTAGTAGAGGAGATGCCGCAGTTTGTAGGTGGTTCTGGCTCAGACGTAGGACAGTACCTTGACAATGTGCAGGTGCGTGAAAACCTGAACGAGACCGCCTTCTTCTATCCTGCCTTGGAGAGCGACAACAATGGCAACGTAGCCATCAGATTTACCCTGCCGGAAAGCGTGACTACCTGGAAGTTCATGGGCTTGGCTCATGACAAGGAGATGCGCAACGGTTTGCTGGTGGATGAGGCTGTGGCTCAGAAGACCGTGATGGTGCAGCCTAACATGCCTCGCTTCCTGCGTGAGGGCGATAAGAGCACCATCGTGGTGAAACTCTTCAATACTTCCGACAAGAAGGTGAGCGGTAACGCCCGTATGCAGATTCTCGACCCGGAGACCAACAAGGTGGTTTGGCAGAAGACGCAGAACTACAGCATCGATGCCGAGGGCTTTGCTACCATCTCCTTTGATGTCCAGGGACTGAAAGAAGGCGTATATATTAATAAGGTGGTGGCTGCCGGTAATGGCTACAGCGATGGTGAACAGCACTATCTGCCGGTTTTGAGCAACCGTGAACTCGTGGTGAACACCCTGCCTATCACCCTGCATCAGAAGGGTGAGCAGAACTTCGACCTGAGCAAACTCTTCCTGAACAAGGAGGGCAAGCAGGCGAAGGGAGCTGAAGAGGCAAAGGTAACCATCGAGTACACCAACAATCCTAGGTGGCTGATGGTGAAGGCGCTGCCAGCTATCAGTAATCCGGATGAGGAGAACGCCATCTCGCTGATGTCTGCCATCTACGCCAATACCATCACTACCCATGTCCAGAAGACTCTCTCTTTGGATAATCATTCTCAGAAGAATCTCTCTCAGGAGAGCATCCGCTTGCAGAATCAGGTGGAGAAGCTGAAGAAATTGCAGAACGCTGACGGTTCCTTCTCCTGGTGGAAGGGAATGAAGGGCAGCCGGTATATGACTACATCGGTAGCCGAAATGATGGTTCGATTGAATGCCATCGCAGGTGTGCAGAAATCAACCGCCAAGATGCTGACTTCCGCCATCGATTATCTCTCCTGGCAGACAGCACAGGAAGTAAGAGAAATGAAGAAGCAGGAGGAGAAAAAGCAGAAGGTGAATCCTAGCGAACAGGCGCTGCATTATCTCTACATCCTTTCGATGGATGGCAGAAAGATGAAGCAGAATCTGGAATCTGACAAGGCTTATCTGCTGGAAAAGATGTCGAAGATGACGGGTGATTTCTCCATCTATGGCAAGGCGCGTGCCGCCGTGGTTCTCGCCAGAAACAGCCAGCAGAATGCTGCTTACCGCGAGAAGGCAGGCGAATATCTGCAGAGCGTGAACGAATATGCCGTTTACCGCGAAGAGATGGGCCGCTACTACGATACCCGCAAGGCACTCTACAGCTGGAGAAACTATAAGATTCCTACCCAGGTATCCGTGATAGAGGCGTTGCAGATGCTGAAACCGAACGACAAGCAGACCATCGAGGAACTGCAGCGTTGGCTCCTGATGTCGAAACGCACCCAGGTTTGGGATACGCCGGTGAACACCGTGGATGCCGTTTACGCCTTTATGAAGGGCAATGAGAGCAACTGGAGCAGGAAGGCTGAGAATGCCGTGCTGAAACTGGACGGAAAGCTGCTGCCGATGCCGCAGGATTCCACTACTTTGGGCTATGTGAAGACCGAAAGACCGGGCAAGGCATCTAGGCTGAGCATCGACAAAAAGAGCGATTATACCAGCTGGGGAGCCGTCTATGCAGAGTTTAAGCAGCCTATCAGCGAAATCGGTTCCATGGAGTCGGGCATCAAGATTCGCCGTGTCATCGTTCCAGCCGAATCTGAGGGTAAGGGCAAGGCGCAGGCGAAGGTAGGCGAGAAGGTGAAGGTAACGCTCCTCATCACCGCCGACCGCGACTACGACTTTGTGCAGATTACGGATAAGCGTGCGGCATGTCTGGAACCGGTTAACCAGAAGAGTGGTTATCAGTGGGGCATAGGCTGCTATGTTTCTCCAAGAGATCATGCAACAAATTTCTATTTCGATCGTTTATCTAAAGGTATGCACATCGTTGAAATGGAGTATTACGTGGATAGAAAGGGCGACTATCAAAGCGGAACTTGCACCGCTGAGTGTACTTACAGTCCGGAGTTTGGTGGCCGCACAGAGGCGTATGAGTTGAGAGTTAACAATTAA